One window of Fusarium keratoplasticum isolate Fu6.1 chromosome 2, whole genome shotgun sequence genomic DNA carries:
- a CDS encoding YCII domain-containing protein, producing MSASILRSLARPSSGLRVGLSTLHQAQRTMATGVAKKEWLAIMPDKPNVLEIRKKVKATHYEGIKPLIASGTLPAGGAIFEKHPADGEPALFKGSVVVYSAESIDEVHKIIENDVYTTSGVWDLEKAQVLPVTLV from the exons ATGTCAGCTTCTATCCTGCGTTCACTCGCCCGACCCTCCTCGGGACTGAGAGTCGGCCTTTCCACCCTTCACCAAGCACAACGCACTATGGCAACGGGTGTAGCGAAGAAAGAATGGCTTGCGATCATGCCTGATAAGCCTAATGTTTTGGAAATCAGAAAGAAGGTGAAAGC GACGCACTATGAAGGCATCAAACCATTGATCGCTTCCGGGACACTACCAGCGGGCG GCGCCATTTTTGAGAAGCATCCTGCTGATGGAGAGCCGGCTCTATTCAAGGGGAGCGTTGTCGTCTATTCCGCCGAGAGCATCGACGAGGTGCACAAAATCATTGAGAATGATGTATACACCACCAGCGGCGTGTGGGACCTTGAAAAAGCTCAGGTCCTGCCAGTGACTCTAGTGTAG
- a CDS encoding Mannose-1-phosphate guanyltransferase, translating to MSLHVPLAHRPKDQGATKAVILVGGPSRGTRFRPLSLDVPKPLFEVAGHPIIWHCLSSIARVPNKQIHEVYIIGYYDESVFRDFIKDSSKEFPAITIKYLREYEALGTAGGLYHFRDAILKGRPERLFVLNADVCCSFPLDEMLKLFNDKDAEAVILGTRVSDEAATNFGCIVSDTHTRRVLHYVEKPESRISNLINAGVYLFSTEAIFPSIRSAIKRRLDRPSRLVSYPSSDNLENSFILPDNDDEDEEKKSEVIRLEQDILSDMADNKQFFVYETKDFWRQIKTAGSAVPANALYLQKAAQSELSDELAPPSANIVPPVFIHPTADVHPTAKLGPNVSIGPRVHIGAGARVKESIVLEDSEIKHDACVLYSIIGWGSRVGAWARVEGTPTPVGSHSTSIIKNGVKVQSITILGKDCGVGDEVRVQNCVCLPYKELKRDVANEVIM from the exons ATGTCTCTCCACGTTCCTCTGGCGCATCGCCCCAAGGATCAGGGCGCCACCAAGGCCGTCATCTTG GTCGGTGGTCCTTCCCGAGGCACGCGCTTCCGtcctctctccctcgacgTCCCCAAGCCCCTCTTTGAGGTCGCCGGCCACCCCATCATCTGGCACTGCCTCTCGTCCATCGCGCGCGTCCCCAACAAGCAGATCCACGAGGTCTACATCATCGGCTACTACGACGAGTCCGTCTTCCGCGACTTTATCAAGGACTCTTCAAAGGAATTCCCCGCCATTACTATCAAGTACCTCCGCGAGTACGAGGCTCTTGGTACCGCTGGTGGTCTGTACCACTTCCGAgatgccatcctcaagggccGTCCCGAGAGGCTGTTTGTCCTCAACGCCGACGTCTGCTGCTCGTTCCCTCTCGATGAGATgctcaagctcttcaacgacaaggacgccgaggCTGTTATCCTCGGTACCCGCGTGagcgacgaggctgccacAAACTTTGGCTGCATCGTCTCCGACACCCACACCCGCCGTGTTCTTCACTACGTCGAGAAGCCCGAGTCGCGCATCAgcaacctcatcaacgccgGCGTGTACCTCTTCTCCACCGAGGCCATCTTCCCCTCGATCCGCTCCGCCATCAAGCGCCGCCTCGACCGCCCCTCCCGTCTGGTGTCGTACCCTTCGTCCGACAACCTCGAGaacagcttcatcctccccgacaatgacgacgaggatgaggagaagaagagcgaggTCATCCGTCTCGAGCAGGATATCCTCAGTGACATGGCCGACAACAAACAGTTCTTTGTGTATGAGACAAAGGATTTCTGGCGCCAGATCAAGACAGCCGGCTCAGCTGTCCCCGCCAACGCCCTCTACCTCCAAAAGGCTGCCCAGTCTGAGCTGAGCGACGAGCTCGCCCCTCCCAGCGCGAACATCGTGCCCCCCGTCTTCATCCACCCTACCGCCGATGTCCACCCCACCGCCAAGCTGGGTCCCAACGTGAGCATCGGACCCCGAGTCCACATCGGCGCCGGCGCGCGTGTCAAGGAGAGCATTGTCCTCGAGGACTCTGAGATCAAGCACGACGCCTGCGTTCTGTACTCCATTATTGGTTGGGGTAGCCGCGTTGGTGCCTGGGCTCGTGTCGAGGGTACTCCTACCCCTGTTGGCAGCCACTCGACGAGTATCATCAAGAACGGAGTCAAGGTCCAGAGTATCACCATCCTGGGCAAGGACTGTGGTGTCGGCGATGAGGTGCGCGTTCAGAACTGTGTCTGCCTGCCGTACAAGGAGCTTAAGAGG GATGTCGCTAATGAAGTCATCATGTAA